In the Leifsonia sp. 466MF genome, one interval contains:
- a CDS encoding alpha/beta hydrolase has product MSREQRRALDRKLREAPQPDGPASVESMREGFARLMSQFPIPSSVRRTPTEVAGRPAVLVEPSTGQRAGTILYFHGGSFSLGSPETAMALTAHLVERTGVRALSLDYRLAPEHPFPAAIDDCLSAYRALLDDGADAASIVLAGDSAGGGLAVTTTLAARDAGLPVPAGIVAFSPGLDHTRSGGSMATKEGIDPFFVADGMRRTGELYLDGQDPHQPLLAPAILGDLSGFPPMLLQVGTNELLLDDSVRLADRAREADVDVILDVVADVPHVFPAFVGMLDEADEAVDRAVLFITQRLRAR; this is encoded by the coding sequence ATGAGCAGGGAACAGCGACGAGCACTCGACCGGAAGCTGCGCGAGGCGCCGCAGCCGGACGGACCGGCCTCGGTCGAGAGCATGCGCGAGGGCTTCGCCCGGCTGATGAGTCAGTTCCCCATCCCCTCCTCCGTCCGCCGGACCCCCACCGAGGTGGCCGGCCGACCGGCGGTCCTCGTGGAGCCGTCGACGGGGCAGCGCGCCGGCACGATCCTCTACTTCCACGGAGGCTCGTTCTCGCTCGGTTCGCCGGAGACGGCGATGGCGCTGACGGCGCATCTGGTCGAGCGGACCGGGGTGCGGGCGCTCTCCCTCGACTACCGACTCGCGCCCGAGCATCCCTTTCCCGCGGCGATCGACGACTGCCTGTCCGCCTATCGGGCCCTGCTGGACGACGGCGCCGACGCCGCGTCGATCGTGCTGGCCGGCGACTCCGCGGGCGGAGGGCTGGCGGTCACGACGACACTCGCGGCGCGGGATGCGGGTCTCCCGGTCCCGGCGGGCATCGTCGCCTTCTCGCCGGGGCTCGACCACACGCGCTCCGGAGGGTCGATGGCGACGAAGGAGGGGATCGATCCCTTCTTCGTCGCCGATGGGATGCGCCGCACCGGCGAGCTCTACCTCGACGGCCAGGATCCGCACCAGCCGCTGCTCGCTCCCGCGATCCTCGGCGACCTGAGCGGGTTCCCGCCGATGCTGCTGCAGGTCGGCACCAACGAGCTGCTGCTCGACGACTCCGTGCGGCTCGCCGACCGGGCGCGGGAGGCGGACGTCGACGTGATCCTCGATGTGGTCGCGGACGTCCCCCACGTGTTCCCGGCCTTCGTGGGGATGCTCGATGAAGCGGACGAAGCCGTCGACCGGGCTGTCCTGTTCATCACGCAGCGGCTGCGCGCCCGCTGA
- a CDS encoding MarR family winged helix-turn-helix transcriptional regulator, with translation MYAVATKSATDGLIQLFDDLVRCETRLYNAISETLRREHGIATSQYEFLRYFRDHPGSRIADVATNFAAGIGAISKGVDRLEARGWVTRHPNPADGRSSLVSLTPAGAELVAEAESTFRERLAELVSPAMTPSDIDATGPVLARLRTALESSRVGLPVG, from the coding sequence ATGTATGCCGTGGCAACTAAAAGTGCAACCGATGGCCTCATCCAGCTGTTCGACGACCTGGTCCGGTGCGAGACGCGGCTGTACAACGCGATCAGCGAGACACTGCGCCGAGAGCACGGCATCGCGACCTCGCAATACGAGTTCCTCCGCTACTTCCGCGACCACCCTGGCTCCCGCATCGCGGATGTCGCCACGAACTTCGCCGCGGGGATCGGCGCGATCAGCAAAGGTGTCGACCGCCTCGAAGCCCGCGGCTGGGTCACCCGCCATCCGAATCCGGCGGACGGGCGCTCCTCCCTGGTCAGCCTCACGCCCGCGGGTGCGGAACTCGTCGCCGAAGCCGAGAGCACGTTCCGCGAGCGCCTCGCCGAACTCGTGTCCCCCGCGATGACGCCGTCGGACATCGATGCGACGGGCCCGGTCCTCGCGCGGCTCCGCACCGCACTGGAGAGCAGCCGGGTCGGACTGCCGGTCGGCTAG
- a CDS encoding TetR/AcrR family transcriptional regulator, producing the protein MDASPSRAERRAATAARILEAAQAEFGAHGAEGATIRGIARRAGVDPSLVLQHYGSKQGLFALAVRPAADLTAEGVPAHLAEVLEARLTDLSPATKALMRSMLTSAEAAAVMREYLQERTENLARTFSGDDAELRAAAIVSSILGVTIARHFLDLAPLKDADEAQIAALTTTWLFPLT; encoded by the coding sequence ATGGACGCCTCCCCCTCGCGCGCCGAACGCCGCGCCGCGACCGCCGCCCGGATCCTCGAGGCCGCCCAGGCCGAGTTCGGTGCGCATGGCGCAGAAGGAGCGACCATCCGGGGCATCGCGCGACGCGCCGGCGTGGATCCGTCCCTGGTGCTGCAGCACTACGGCTCCAAGCAGGGGCTGTTCGCGCTCGCCGTCCGCCCGGCCGCCGATCTCACGGCCGAAGGGGTGCCGGCCCACCTGGCGGAGGTGCTCGAGGCCCGGTTGACGGACCTGTCGCCTGCGACCAAAGCGCTCATGCGGTCGATGCTCACCTCCGCCGAGGCGGCTGCGGTGATGCGCGAGTATCTCCAGGAGCGCACCGAGAACCTGGCCCGCACGTTCTCGGGTGACGACGCCGAGCTGCGCGCGGCGGCGATCGTCTCGAGCATCCTCGGCGTCACCATCGCCCGGCACTTCCTCGACCTGGCGCCGCTGAAGGACGCCGATGAGGCTCAGATCGCGGCGCTGACGACCACCTGGCTGTTCCCGCTCACCTGA
- a CDS encoding amidohydrolase family protein, with translation MSGTTQATTPGLVGIEEHWTFDGIDAALRAQPPGVRDESLALNDHGGARGRLADVDADRIATMDAQGVALQVLSLAPPGAQGLSRADAAVLSREANDAAASIVSAHPDRFRAMATLPLADPASAAGELERASARGLTGAMVYGRTGDILLDDPRFDDLWAVAARLRQPIFIHPQIPPASVRAANYSGFGDIADLALATFGWGWHLEAGTAALRLMTRGVLDRHPDLQLVLGHWGELLLFWHQRADGLARAAGLDRSITEYLQQNVWITASGMLDPAMLHHALAVTTPDRILFSTDYPFQLPTRDEIEAFLDALPDETARGAFASGNARALFGIG, from the coding sequence ATGAGCGGGACCACGCAGGCCACGACCCCGGGTCTGGTCGGCATCGAGGAGCACTGGACCTTCGACGGCATCGACGCAGCACTCCGCGCGCAGCCGCCCGGAGTCCGCGACGAGAGCCTCGCGCTCAACGACCACGGCGGTGCGCGAGGCCGGCTCGCCGACGTGGACGCCGACAGGATCGCGACGATGGATGCGCAGGGCGTCGCGCTGCAGGTGCTGTCGCTGGCGCCGCCAGGAGCACAGGGCCTGTCGAGGGCGGATGCCGCGGTGCTCAGCCGCGAGGCCAACGATGCTGCGGCCTCGATCGTGAGCGCGCATCCCGACCGGTTCCGGGCGATGGCGACCCTGCCGCTGGCTGATCCCGCGAGCGCGGCCGGGGAGCTCGAACGGGCATCCGCCCGCGGTCTCACCGGCGCGATGGTCTACGGCCGCACCGGCGACATCCTGCTCGACGACCCCCGCTTCGACGACCTCTGGGCGGTCGCGGCCCGATTGCGCCAGCCGATCTTCATCCACCCGCAGATCCCGCCGGCCTCCGTTCGCGCCGCCAACTACAGCGGCTTCGGCGACATCGCCGATCTCGCCCTTGCCACCTTCGGGTGGGGCTGGCACCTCGAAGCGGGCACGGCGGCCCTCCGGCTGATGACACGCGGCGTGCTCGATCGACACCCCGACTTGCAGCTCGTTCTCGGCCACTGGGGCGAACTGCTCCTGTTCTGGCACCAGCGGGCGGACGGACTCGCGCGCGCCGCCGGGCTCGATCGGTCGATCACCGAATACCTGCAGCAGAACGTCTGGATCACGGCATCCGGGATGCTGGACCCGGCCATGCTCCACCATGCCCTCGCGGTGACGACGCCGGACCGCATCCTGTTCTCCACCGACTACCCGTTCCAGCTTCCGACCCGCGACGAGATCGAAGCATTCCTCGATGCGTTGCCCGACGAGACCGCCCGGGGCGCGTTCGCATCCGGCAACGCGAGAGCCCTGTTCGGCATCGGATGA
- a CDS encoding LysR family transcriptional regulator encodes MTSQSLDHLRTFVTVWRTGSLTRAADLLGISQPTVSAHIHALERSLGYAVFTRGPAGVSATPKGTELAREVAAHLDAIEDATAGAGAPGPPRRSVHIGGAADILSLLVLPRIAEARDEVDATLRFVFGLADDLLDQLAARSLDIVVSAVPPRRRGITSVPVYDEEFVLVAAPRWTGTTFDEVPVVAYAENLPIIRRYWRSEFGKRPEPATIAAIIPDLRGIRSALLAGAGLSVLPRYLVEGDLAEGSLVALHSPEVPPLNTLYLATRGREWERDAQLGAAAEFLRRCLR; translated from the coding sequence GTGACCAGCCAGAGCCTCGACCACCTGCGCACGTTCGTGACGGTGTGGCGGACCGGCTCGCTGACCCGCGCCGCCGACCTGCTGGGCATTTCGCAGCCGACCGTCTCCGCGCACATCCATGCCCTGGAGCGGTCGCTCGGATACGCCGTCTTCACTCGGGGGCCGGCCGGCGTCTCGGCCACACCCAAAGGCACCGAGCTGGCCCGCGAGGTGGCCGCGCATCTCGACGCGATCGAGGATGCCACCGCCGGCGCCGGCGCGCCCGGCCCGCCGCGTCGATCGGTGCACATCGGCGGCGCTGCCGACATCCTCTCCCTGCTGGTCCTGCCGCGCATCGCCGAGGCGCGGGACGAGGTGGATGCGACCCTGCGGTTCGTGTTCGGCCTCGCCGACGACCTGCTCGACCAGCTGGCCGCTCGATCCCTCGACATCGTCGTGAGCGCGGTGCCCCCGCGCCGCCGCGGCATCACCAGCGTTCCCGTGTACGACGAGGAGTTCGTGCTGGTGGCAGCGCCGCGGTGGACGGGCACGACATTCGACGAGGTGCCCGTGGTCGCGTACGCCGAGAACCTGCCGATCATCCGGCGCTACTGGCGCAGCGAGTTCGGGAAGCGGCCGGAACCCGCGACGATCGCGGCGATCATCCCGGACCTCCGCGGCATCCGCTCGGCCCTGCTCGCCGGCGCCGGCCTCTCCGTCCTCCCCCGCTACCTTGTGGAGGGCGACCTGGCTGAGGGATCGCTGGTTGCCCTCCACTCCCCTGAGGTGCCGCCGCTCAACACGCTGTACCTGGCGACGCGCGGTCGGGAGTGGGAGCGGGATGCGCAACTCGGCGCAGCGGCGGAGTTCCTCCGCCGCTGCCTGCGGTGA
- a CDS encoding type 1 glutamine amidotransferase domain-containing protein, whose protein sequence is MSNILMVVTAADSLTLADGSAHPTGFWAEELVVAHRDLTAAGHTITVATPGGRIPTVDPGSLTVEIVGDQAKVDDFRAYLSGIADDLAHPLALDSAVAADYDAVVLPGGHGPMADLAFDVALGSLLTEADARGTMIAPFCHGPAGLLSAVDTSGAFTFAGRRLTVFTDDEERTGGLGENTPWFVASTLRKRGALVEDGDAWSSHVVRDGNLISGQNPQSSEAVAKALVEALAS, encoded by the coding sequence ATGTCGAACATCCTGATGGTCGTGACCGCGGCCGACTCCTTGACCCTCGCGGACGGCTCTGCGCATCCCACCGGCTTCTGGGCCGAAGAGCTGGTCGTCGCGCACCGCGACCTGACGGCTGCGGGGCACACGATCACCGTCGCGACGCCCGGCGGCCGCATCCCGACCGTCGACCCCGGATCGCTCACGGTCGAGATCGTCGGCGACCAGGCGAAGGTCGACGACTTCCGTGCCTACCTCTCCGGTATCGCCGACGACCTGGCGCATCCTCTCGCGCTCGACTCGGCGGTCGCCGCCGACTACGACGCGGTCGTGCTGCCGGGCGGCCACGGCCCGATGGCCGACCTGGCGTTCGATGTCGCACTCGGCTCCCTCCTGACCGAGGCGGATGCGCGCGGGACGATGATCGCGCCCTTCTGCCACGGCCCCGCCGGCCTGCTCAGCGCTGTCGACACGTCCGGCGCGTTCACCTTCGCCGGCCGGCGCCTGACGGTCTTCACGGATGATGAGGAGCGCACCGGCGGTCTGGGCGAGAACACGCCCTGGTTCGTCGCCTCGACCCTGCGCAAGCGCGGTGCGCTCGTCGAGGACGGCGACGCGTGGAGCTCGCACGTCGTGCGGGACGGCAATCTGATCAGCGGCCAGAACCCGCAGTCGAGCGAGGCGGTCGCGAAGGCGCTGGTGGAGGCGCTCGCCTCCTGA
- a CDS encoding aldo/keto reductase, with the protein MTFVADPARYDSMPYRRAGRSGLLLPPLSLGLWQNFGSTRSFETQRAIVLRAFDAGITHFDLANNYGPPPGAAEEVFGRILATDLKAHRDEIVVSTKAGYLMWPGPYGDHGSRKYLLSSLDQSLTRLGLDYVDVFYHHRPDLETPLEESMGALTTAVERGKALYPAISNYGAERTTAAAALLAGSGTPLLLHQPRYSLFDRSPENGVLDAVEQAGAAAIVFSPLAQGLLTDRYLGGVPEGSRAVTSAFLHESDLTEDVLTRVRALNDIAAGRGQTLAQLALQWVLRSPVVVSAIIGASSVQQLEQNLGALDGPELTGDVLAAIDAALG; encoded by the coding sequence ATGACCTTCGTCGCCGATCCCGCCCGCTACGACTCCATGCCCTACCGGCGCGCCGGCCGCAGCGGGCTGCTGCTGCCCCCGCTGTCGCTGGGGCTGTGGCAGAACTTCGGGAGCACGCGCTCCTTCGAGACGCAGCGCGCGATCGTGCTCCGGGCGTTCGACGCCGGGATCACGCACTTCGACCTGGCGAACAACTACGGTCCTCCCCCTGGCGCCGCCGAGGAGGTGTTCGGCCGCATCCTCGCCACCGATCTGAAGGCCCACCGGGACGAGATCGTCGTCTCCACCAAAGCCGGTTACCTGATGTGGCCCGGCCCGTACGGCGACCACGGATCGCGCAAGTACCTCCTGTCGTCGCTCGACCAGAGCCTCACGCGCCTCGGACTCGACTACGTCGACGTCTTCTACCATCACCGGCCCGACCTCGAGACACCGCTCGAGGAGTCGATGGGCGCGCTCACCACCGCCGTCGAGCGAGGCAAAGCGCTCTACCCCGCGATCTCGAACTACGGCGCGGAACGCACCACCGCGGCTGCCGCCCTGCTGGCCGGTTCCGGCACGCCGCTGCTGCTGCACCAGCCGCGCTACTCCCTCTTCGACCGTTCGCCCGAAAACGGTGTCCTGGATGCGGTGGAGCAGGCGGGCGCCGCGGCCATCGTGTTCTCGCCGCTCGCCCAGGGCCTCCTGACCGACCGGTACCTCGGCGGAGTGCCGGAGGGATCGCGCGCGGTCACCAGCGCCTTCCTCCACGAGTCCGATCTCACCGAGGACGTCCTCACCCGGGTGCGTGCGCTCAACGACATCGCCGCCGGGCGTGGCCAGACGCTCGCCCAGCTCGCCCTGCAGTGGGTGCTCCGCAGCCCGGTCGTCGTCTCGGCGATCATCGGCGCGAGCAGCGTGCAGCAGCTGGAGCAGAACCTCGGCGCGCTCGACGGCCCGGAGCTGACGGGCGACGTGCTCGCCGCGATCGACGCGGCGCTGGGCTGA
- a CDS encoding LacI family DNA-binding transcriptional regulator, protein MAATLHDVSRLAGVSIKTVSNVINDYPYVRDSTRQRVLAAIAELDYTPNLSARSLRSGRTNVISLLIPELRNAYFAELADSVMRAARERGLSVLIEQFGNDRASELSVLRNRSGRMVDGILYSVLGLDESDRDAIAEVNTPMVLLGERIFNGPKDHVTMQNVEGSRAATELVLAGGRRRVLAIGAHPGEVIGSAGLRLAGYREALEAAGVAYDERFVVPAGTWHRADGARAMRAFLETGLEFDAVVAFNDTLALGALRVLQEAGLRVPDDVALIGFDDIDETHYSMPTLSTIDPGRDEIARRAVELLVRRIEEDADTLEPEEIAVPFRVIQRESTPPAPAFAADVAAETPVAAETPVPAEA, encoded by the coding sequence ATGGCAGCGACGCTGCACGACGTGAGCCGGCTTGCCGGGGTGTCGATCAAGACGGTCTCGAACGTCATCAACGACTACCCGTACGTCCGGGACAGCACACGTCAGCGCGTCCTCGCGGCCATCGCAGAGCTGGACTACACGCCCAACCTGTCGGCGCGCAGCCTGCGGTCCGGGCGGACCAACGTGATCAGCCTCCTCATCCCGGAGCTGCGGAACGCGTACTTCGCCGAGCTCGCGGACTCGGTGATGCGGGCCGCGCGCGAGCGGGGGCTGTCGGTGCTGATCGAGCAGTTCGGAAACGACCGCGCCAGCGAGCTGTCCGTGCTGCGCAACCGGAGCGGCCGCATGGTCGACGGCATCCTGTACAGCGTGCTCGGCCTGGACGAGTCGGACCGCGACGCCATCGCCGAGGTGAACACGCCGATGGTGCTGCTCGGCGAGCGGATCTTCAACGGTCCGAAGGACCACGTGACCATGCAGAACGTCGAGGGCTCCCGGGCCGCCACCGAGCTGGTGCTGGCCGGCGGTCGCCGTCGGGTGCTCGCGATCGGCGCGCACCCCGGCGAGGTGATCGGCTCGGCCGGACTGCGGCTCGCGGGATACCGCGAGGCGCTGGAGGCCGCGGGCGTCGCCTACGACGAGCGCTTCGTCGTCCCCGCCGGCACCTGGCACCGTGCCGACGGCGCCCGTGCCATGCGTGCGTTCCTGGAGACGGGCCTCGAGTTCGACGCGGTCGTCGCCTTCAACGACACCCTCGCGCTGGGCGCGCTCCGCGTGCTTCAGGAGGCGGGTCTCCGCGTCCCCGACGACGTCGCCCTCATCGGCTTCGACGACATCGACGAGACGCACTACTCGATGCCGACCCTCTCGACCATCGACCCCGGACGCGACGAGATCGCCCGCCGGGCCGTCGAACTGCTCGTGCGGCGAATCGAGGAGGACGCGGACACCCTCGAGCCGGAAGAGATCGCGGTGCCGTTCCGCGTCATCCAGCGGGAGTCGACGCCGCCGGCGCCGGCCTTCGCCGCGGACGTTGCCGCGGAGACGCCGGTGGCCGCCGAGACGCCGGTGCCCGCCGAGGCGTGA
- a CDS encoding amidohydrolase, with protein MTDPAETTLYRDARVFTADADPRAAWADAFAVAGDRIVWVGRDGDATPPADRVVDLGGRLVLPGFTDAHTHLLMMGAALGQVYLTGARDLDGIQSLLREAREADPGATVLRGRGWLFDAVPGGAPTAGMIDAAVRDIPVYLDANDYHSCWLNTAALAELGITRETPDPIGGEIVRDADGEPTGLLLETAATQYAWAQRDAATTDADRDAQVERTLAAYVAAGVTGAVDMAMDAYGLEALRRAQDRRGGELPIRIAAHWLVTNTGDDEQNLAQVAEAARVAAEPATPWLRVIGIKLILDGVIDACTAAMRQPYANGSNADPIWPLARLTPVVVAADAAGLQIAQHAIGDYASQIALDALEHAVAENGQLPRRHRIEHLEYAAPGTAERMARLGVTASMQPVHADPAIFDNWMQMLGDDRVERAFPWPEYEDAGALLAFSTDSPTAPHDALANMYVAATRASALVPSVAAVQPQYALPLERAVSHATRDAAASIGDGGWRGRIAPGHAADVVVLDADVFAEEPASLLSARVVQTIVAGRTVYSA; from the coding sequence GTGACCGACCCCGCCGAGACCACCCTGTACCGCGACGCCCGCGTCTTCACCGCGGACGCGGACCCGCGCGCCGCCTGGGCGGACGCCTTCGCCGTCGCCGGCGACCGGATCGTCTGGGTCGGGCGCGATGGCGACGCCACCCCGCCGGCCGACCGTGTCGTCGACCTCGGCGGCCGCCTCGTCCTGCCGGGGTTCACGGATGCGCACACGCACCTGCTGATGATGGGCGCCGCCCTCGGCCAGGTGTACCTGACCGGTGCCCGCGACCTCGACGGCATCCAGTCGCTGCTGCGCGAAGCGCGGGAGGCGGACCCCGGCGCGACGGTGCTGCGCGGGCGCGGCTGGCTGTTCGACGCGGTGCCCGGGGGAGCGCCCACCGCCGGGATGATCGACGCGGCAGTGCGCGATATCCCGGTCTACCTGGATGCGAACGACTACCACTCCTGCTGGCTCAACACGGCGGCGCTGGCCGAGCTCGGCATCACCCGCGAGACGCCCGATCCGATCGGCGGCGAGATCGTGCGCGACGCCGACGGAGAGCCGACGGGTCTGCTCCTCGAGACGGCAGCGACCCAGTACGCCTGGGCGCAGCGGGACGCCGCGACCACGGACGCCGACCGGGACGCCCAGGTGGAGCGGACCCTCGCCGCCTACGTCGCTGCCGGAGTGACGGGCGCCGTCGACATGGCGATGGACGCCTACGGGCTGGAGGCCCTCCGGCGTGCGCAGGACCGCCGCGGAGGGGAGCTGCCGATCCGCATCGCCGCGCACTGGCTCGTGACCAACACGGGCGATGACGAGCAGAACCTGGCGCAGGTCGCGGAGGCCGCGCGCGTGGCGGCCGAGCCAGCCACTCCCTGGCTGCGTGTGATCGGGATCAAGCTGATCCTGGACGGCGTGATCGATGCCTGCACGGCCGCGATGCGCCAGCCGTACGCGAACGGCTCGAACGCCGATCCGATCTGGCCGTTGGCGCGCCTGACTCCCGTCGTGGTCGCGGCCGACGCCGCCGGTCTGCAGATCGCGCAGCACGCCATCGGCGACTACGCGAGCCAGATCGCGCTCGACGCGCTGGAGCACGCCGTCGCCGAGAACGGCCAACTCCCGCGGCGTCACCGCATCGAGCATCTGGAGTACGCCGCACCCGGGACGGCCGAGCGGATGGCGCGCCTCGGTGTGACGGCGTCGATGCAGCCCGTCCACGCCGATCCGGCGATCTTCGACAACTGGATGCAGATGCTCGGCGACGACCGGGTCGAACGCGCCTTCCCGTGGCCGGAGTACGAGGATGCCGGAGCCCTTCTCGCGTTCTCGACGGACTCGCCGACGGCGCCGCACGACGCGCTGGCCAACATGTACGTCGCCGCCACGCGCGCGTCTGCCCTGGTGCCCTCGGTCGCCGCGGTGCAGCCGCAGTACGCGCTGCCTCTCGAGCGTGCCGTAAGCCACGCCACGAGGGATGCCGCCGCCTCCATCGGAGACGGCGGCTGGCGCGGGCGGATCGCGCCGGGCCACGCGGCGGACGTCGTGGTGCTCGATGCGGACGTCTTCGCGGAGGAGCCCGCGTCGCTGCTGAGTGCCCGGGTCGTTCAGACCATCGTCGCCGGGCGAACGGTGTACTCCGCGTAG